A window from Micromonospora terminaliae encodes these proteins:
- a CDS encoding radical SAM protein codes for MQTRTDLIEDLMGRFPHIPREAVIKEDLLRGGMAFDDSALTDNENGDVKPKSYFIFSFDHRTLPELGTAALRRPPEEIVLTGGPYGLRRTVVSVRVNPDSPYRVKDDGSGALQLFLDDRPIAYVGLPPMPEYYRHRLANGKSVMEVAPTIQWGYLVYLTVFRVCQYFGAKEECQYCDINHNWRQHKAAGRPYTGVKPIDEVLEAMEIIDRYDTAGASRAYTLTGGSVTSKVDGLAEADFYGRYAKAIEERFPGRWIGKVVAQALPKDDVQRFHDYGIRIYHPNYEVWDKRLFELYCPGKERYVGREEWHRRILDSADVFGPRNVIPNFVAGVEMAAPYGFATVDEAIDSTAEGLEYFMSRGITPRFTTWCPEPTTPLGRTNPHGAPLEYHIRLLEVYRATMEANGLSSPPGYGPPGAGNAVFSVSSFMDSLPAEESPAATPA; via the coding sequence ATGCAGACTCGCACGGATCTCATCGAGGACCTGATGGGGCGGTTCCCGCACATCCCGCGGGAGGCGGTCATCAAGGAGGACCTGCTGCGTGGCGGCATGGCCTTCGACGACTCGGCGCTGACCGACAACGAGAACGGCGACGTCAAACCGAAGTCGTACTTCATCTTCTCCTTCGACCATCGGACCTTGCCGGAGCTGGGCACCGCGGCTCTGCGCCGGCCACCGGAGGAGATCGTGCTCACCGGCGGCCCGTACGGGTTGCGGCGCACCGTCGTTTCGGTACGCGTCAATCCCGACTCGCCGTACCGGGTGAAGGACGACGGAAGCGGCGCCCTGCAGCTGTTCCTGGACGACCGGCCGATCGCGTACGTCGGTCTGCCACCGATGCCGGAGTACTACCGGCACCGCCTCGCCAACGGCAAGTCGGTCATGGAGGTCGCGCCGACGATCCAATGGGGCTACCTCGTTTACCTGACCGTGTTCCGGGTGTGCCAGTACTTCGGCGCCAAGGAGGAGTGCCAGTACTGCGACATCAACCACAACTGGCGCCAGCACAAGGCGGCCGGCCGGCCGTACACCGGGGTCAAGCCGATCGACGAGGTGCTGGAGGCGATGGAGATCATCGACCGGTACGACACGGCCGGGGCCTCGCGCGCGTACACCCTCACCGGCGGCAGCGTCACCTCGAAGGTCGACGGGCTGGCCGAGGCGGATTTCTACGGGCGCTACGCCAAGGCCATCGAGGAGCGGTTCCCGGGCCGGTGGATCGGCAAGGTCGTCGCCCAGGCGCTACCGAAGGACGATGTGCAGCGCTTCCACGACTACGGCATCCGCATCTACCACCCGAACTACGAGGTGTGGGACAAGCGGCTCTTCGAGCTCTACTGCCCTGGCAAGGAGCGGTACGTCGGACGCGAGGAGTGGCATCGCCGGATCCTCGACTCCGCCGACGTCTTCGGGCCGCGCAACGTGATCCCGAACTTCGTCGCCGGGGTCGAGATGGCCGCCCCGTACGGATTCGCGACGGTTGACGAGGCGATCGATTCGACCGCCGAGGGCCTCGAATATTTCATGTCCCGCGGTATCACCCCGCGGTTCACCACCTGGTGCCCGGAACCCACGACGCCGCTGGGCCGCACGAACCCGCACGGTGCCCCGCTGGAGTACCACATCCGCCTGCTGGAGGTCTACCGGGCGACGATGGAGGCAAACGGGCTGTCCAGCCCGCCGGGCTACGGCCCGCCCGGTGCGGGCAACGCGGTCTTCTCGGTCAGCTCCTTCATGGACAGCCTCCCGGCCGAGGAAAGCCCGGCAGCCACCCCGGCGTAG